A part of Neovison vison isolate M4711 chromosome 6, ASM_NN_V1, whole genome shotgun sequence genomic DNA contains:
- the EIF4A2 gene encoding eukaryotic initiation factor 4A-II isoform X2, with amino-acid sequence MSGGSADYNREHGGPEGMDPDGVIESNWNEIVDNFDDMNLKESLLRGIYAYGFEKPSAIQQRAIIPCIKGYDVIAQAQSGTGKTATFAISILQQLEIEFKETQALVLAPTRELAQQIQKVILALGDYMGATCHACIGGTNVRNEMQKLQAEAPHIVVGTPGRVFDMLNRRYLSPKWIKMFVLDEADEMLSRGFKDQIYEIFQKLNTSIQVVLLSATMPTDVLEVTKKFMRDPIRILVKKEELTLEGIKQFYINVEREEWKLDTLCDLYETLTITQAVIFLNTRRKVDWLTEKMHARDFTVSALHGDMDQKERDVIMREFRSGSSRVLITTDLLARGIDVQQVSLVINYDLPTNRENYIHRIGRGGRFGRKGVAINFVTEEDKRILRDIETFYNTTVEEMPMNVADLI; translated from the exons ATGTCTGGTGGCTCCGCGGATTATAACAG AGAACATGGAGGCCCAGAGGGAATGGACCCCGATGGTGTCATCGAG AGCAACTGGAATGAGATTGTTGATAACTTTGACGATATGAATTTAAAGGAGTCTCTTCTTCGGGGCATCTATGCTTATGGTTTTGAGAAGCCTTCAGCTATTCAACAGAGAGCTATTATTCCTTGTATTAAAG GGTATGATGTGATTGCTCAAGCTCAGTCAGGTACTGGCAAGACAGCCACATTTGCTATTTCCATCCTGCAACAGTTGGAGATTGAGTTCAAGGAGACCCAAGCACTAGTATTGGCCCCCACCAGAGAACTGGCTCAACAG ATCCAAAAGGTAATTTTGGCCCTTGGTGACTATATGGGAGCAACTTGTCATGCCTGCATTGGTGGAACCAATGTTCGGAACGAAATGCAAAAACTGCAGGCTGAAGCACCACACATTGTTGTTGGTACACCAGGGAGAGTATTTGATATGTTAAACAGAAGATACCTTT CTCCAAAATGGATCAAAATGTTTGTTTTGGATGAAGCAGATGAAATGTTGAGCCGAGGGTTTAAGGATCAAATCTATGagattttccaaaaattaaatacaagtaTTCAG GTTGTGTTGCTTTCTGCCACAATGCCAACTGATGTATTGGAAGTGACCAAAAAATTTATGAGAGATCCAATTCGAATTCTGGTGAAAAAGGAAGAATTGACCCTTGAAGGAATCAAACAGTTCTACATTAATGTTGAAAGAGAG GAATGGAAGTTGGATACTCTTTGTGACTTGTACGAGACACTGACGATTACTCAGGCTGTTATTTTTCTCAATACAAGGCGCAAGGTGGACTGGCTCACTGAGAAAATGCATGCCAGGGACTTCACAGTTTCTGCTCTG CATGGTGACATGGACCAGAAGGAAAGAGATGTTATCATGAGGGaattcagatcagggtcaagCCGTGTTTTGATCACTACTGACTTGTTG GCTCGTGGGATTGATGTGCAACAAGTGTCATTGGTTATAAACTATGATCTACCTACCAATCGTGAAAACTATATTCACAG AATTGGCAGAGGGGGTCGATTTGGGAGGAAAGGTGTGGCTATAAACTTTGTTACTGAAGAAGACAAGAGGATTCTTCGTGACATTGAGACTTTCTACAATACTACAGTGGAGGAAATGCCAATGAATGTGGCTGACCTTATTTAA
- the EIF4A2 gene encoding eukaryotic initiation factor 4A-II isoform X1: MSGGSADYNSREHGGPEGMDPDGVIESNWNEIVDNFDDMNLKESLLRGIYAYGFEKPSAIQQRAIIPCIKGYDVIAQAQSGTGKTATFAISILQQLEIEFKETQALVLAPTRELAQQIQKVILALGDYMGATCHACIGGTNVRNEMQKLQAEAPHIVVGTPGRVFDMLNRRYLSPKWIKMFVLDEADEMLSRGFKDQIYEIFQKLNTSIQVVLLSATMPTDVLEVTKKFMRDPIRILVKKEELTLEGIKQFYINVEREEWKLDTLCDLYETLTITQAVIFLNTRRKVDWLTEKMHARDFTVSALHGDMDQKERDVIMREFRSGSSRVLITTDLLARGIDVQQVSLVINYDLPTNRENYIHRIGRGGRFGRKGVAINFVTEEDKRILRDIETFYNTTVEEMPMNVADLI, translated from the exons ATGTCTGGTGGCTCCGCGGATTATAACAG CAGAGAACATGGAGGCCCAGAGGGAATGGACCCCGATGGTGTCATCGAG AGCAACTGGAATGAGATTGTTGATAACTTTGACGATATGAATTTAAAGGAGTCTCTTCTTCGGGGCATCTATGCTTATGGTTTTGAGAAGCCTTCAGCTATTCAACAGAGAGCTATTATTCCTTGTATTAAAG GGTATGATGTGATTGCTCAAGCTCAGTCAGGTACTGGCAAGACAGCCACATTTGCTATTTCCATCCTGCAACAGTTGGAGATTGAGTTCAAGGAGACCCAAGCACTAGTATTGGCCCCCACCAGAGAACTGGCTCAACAG ATCCAAAAGGTAATTTTGGCCCTTGGTGACTATATGGGAGCAACTTGTCATGCCTGCATTGGTGGAACCAATGTTCGGAACGAAATGCAAAAACTGCAGGCTGAAGCACCACACATTGTTGTTGGTACACCAGGGAGAGTATTTGATATGTTAAACAGAAGATACCTTT CTCCAAAATGGATCAAAATGTTTGTTTTGGATGAAGCAGATGAAATGTTGAGCCGAGGGTTTAAGGATCAAATCTATGagattttccaaaaattaaatacaagtaTTCAG GTTGTGTTGCTTTCTGCCACAATGCCAACTGATGTATTGGAAGTGACCAAAAAATTTATGAGAGATCCAATTCGAATTCTGGTGAAAAAGGAAGAATTGACCCTTGAAGGAATCAAACAGTTCTACATTAATGTTGAAAGAGAG GAATGGAAGTTGGATACTCTTTGTGACTTGTACGAGACACTGACGATTACTCAGGCTGTTATTTTTCTCAATACAAGGCGCAAGGTGGACTGGCTCACTGAGAAAATGCATGCCAGGGACTTCACAGTTTCTGCTCTG CATGGTGACATGGACCAGAAGGAAAGAGATGTTATCATGAGGGaattcagatcagggtcaagCCGTGTTTTGATCACTACTGACTTGTTG GCTCGTGGGATTGATGTGCAACAAGTGTCATTGGTTATAAACTATGATCTACCTACCAATCGTGAAAACTATATTCACAG AATTGGCAGAGGGGGTCGATTTGGGAGGAAAGGTGTGGCTATAAACTTTGTTACTGAAGAAGACAAGAGGATTCTTCGTGACATTGAGACTTTCTACAATACTACAGTGGAGGAAATGCCAATGAATGTGGCTGACCTTATTTAA